One genomic region from Bacilli bacterium encodes:
- a CDS encoding ABC transporter ATP-binding protein translates to MGRYAKIMFKMTKGHRGLYLFGFFLTFLGVVFSLTSIYVNKILIDVLNGDAPAGKIAIFITNNILGGQEFLRQNIWIFALSIIGITTGMALIQTSKNIVQAAVNTSIMKEMQLKLFYHIERLPYPKLKTMKNGDLIQTCTRDEEVLRNFVIGQINMIVYTFCIVILSFLILLTVNVTIAVTSIIILPVLSIYSFFLIKEVRKRYRKTDDSESRMTSKIEENLSAVRVVKAYNNEKYEIEDFEKYLADYEKKFIRWRKTSSFYFASSDILVFGQIVLSLLTGIYLGTQGKMNIGDLYLAVTFTSMIVWPVRQVAQILSNLAQAIVSMDRMDLILNEPLEDITTGLTPTIQGDFIFDGTGFQYADGNEEVLHDINLHVHAGETIAVMGKTGSGKSTFVNLLTRLYDYTEGHILLDGVELKDIQKEYLRRNIASVLQEPFLFSKTIINNLKMANKNASEKEILRATTIADIHNTILSFEQGYDTPVGEKGVTLSGGQKQRLAIARTIINDVPILIFDDSLSAVDTETDLNIRSALKSRAKNTTTVIVTHRVATAKDADRIIVFENGTITQCGTHDELVNKDGLYKRVYDIQTRII, encoded by the coding sequence ATGGGAAGATATGCCAAAATTATGTTTAAGATGACAAAGGGTCATCGCGGACTGTATTTGTTCGGTTTTTTTCTTACCTTTTTAGGGGTGGTTTTTTCCTTAACAAGCATCTATGTAAATAAGATTCTAATCGACGTTTTAAATGGTGATGCCCCAGCGGGAAAAATTGCCATTTTCATCACGAATAATATTTTGGGCGGCCAAGAATTTTTAAGACAGAATATTTGGATTTTTGCCCTTTCAATCATTGGAATAACTACCGGAATGGCGCTGATTCAAACTTCTAAGAATATCGTTCAAGCCGCCGTTAATACTTCAATCATGAAGGAAATGCAGCTAAAACTCTTCTATCATATTGAACGTCTTCCCTATCCTAAACTTAAAACGATGAAAAACGGGGACTTAATTCAAACATGTACTCGTGACGAGGAAGTCCTTCGCAATTTTGTTATCGGTCAGATTAATATGATTGTCTATACTTTCTGTATTGTTATTCTATCCTTCTTGATTTTGCTTACGGTCAATGTAACTATTGCCGTAACATCAATCATTATTCTTCCTGTATTATCCATTTACTCCTTTTTCTTGATTAAAGAGGTAAGAAAAAGATATCGGAAAACCGATGACAGCGAATCACGCATGACAAGCAAAATTGAAGAAAACCTATCTGCCGTGCGTGTGGTCAAGGCTTATAATAACGAAAAATATGAGATTGAAGATTTTGAAAAATATCTGGCCGATTATGAAAAAAAATTCATCCGCTGGCGGAAAACTTCCTCTTTTTACTTCGCCAGTTCGGATATTTTGGTTTTTGGTCAAATTGTCCTTTCTCTTTTAACCGGCATTTACCTTGGCACCCAAGGAAAAATGAATATCGGCGATCTCTACTTAGCGGTCACCTTTACTTCAATGATTGTGTGGCCAGTCCGTCAGGTCGCCCAGATCCTATCCAACCTTGCCCAGGCAATTGTTTCAATGGATCGCATGGATCTTATTCTCAACGAACCGCTTGAGGATATTACTACCGGACTTACTCCCACCATTCAAGGTGACTTTATCTTTGATGGAACCGGATTCCAATATGCCGATGGTAACGAAGAGGTTCTTCACGATATTAATCTTCATGTCCATGCCGGAGAGACCATCGCCGTTATGGGCAAAACCGGCTCGGGAAAATCGACGTTTGTTAACTTATTGACTCGCTTATACGACTATACCGAAGGGCATATTCTTCTTGATGGTGTCGAACTAAAAGATATTCAGAAAGAATACTTGAGGCGTAATATTGCCTCTGTTTTGCAAGAACCATTTCTCTTTAGCAAAACCATCATCAATAATTTGAAGATGGCAAATAAGAATGCTTCCGAAAAAGAGATTTTGCGGGCGACTACCATCGCAGACATTCACAATACTATTCTATCCTTTGAGCAAGGCTATGATACTCCTGTCGGTGAAAAGGGCGTCACTCTTTCCGGCGGACAAAAGCAGCGCCTTGCCATCGCTCGAACAATTATTAACGATGTGCCGATTTTAATATTCGATGATTCGCTGAGTGCAGTCGATACGGAAACTGATCTCAATATTCGTAGTGCCTTAAAATCAAGGGCCAAAAATACGACTACCGTAATTGTTACGCATCGAGTGGCGACGGCAAAAGATGCTGATCGAATTATTGTTTTTGAAAATGGTACCATTACTCAATGCGGTACTCATGATGAGTTAGTCAATAAAGACGGACTCTATAAACGCGTTTATGATATTCAGACGCGGATTATTTAA
- a CDS encoding lysylphosphatidylglycerol synthase transmembrane domain-containing protein: MANEVSTPSKKNSKTKKYFINIAIVLTMAVLVGYLTLKDNFGDVASALSQADVRYIVFILIAMFLYYLVDGVIIFILARLYTTHYKVHRGLAVAFIGQFYSDITPSSSGGQIAQANTMRKQKVEVSTAASILVMHFIIFQVVLMLFGILAMILKFKTLILTSQPIVVFNISLPIWVLALIGFIINAAVISGLLIMSYSSKIHNFVINTGVNLAWRLHLVRSPEKTRARLQVTTENFRIELRRLQSNIPVTILITIIFAIRFLIIYSIPYLVGLTLKVDMTGQYWNSVFMYSFLQMITSLVPLPGAAGISEYMFQQLFIGIFQTKALVASAQILWRFFTFYFGLIIGGFVSAFYHSRMENEEDYAFASKTFVDIQRETFEARKASSDFMYRTSSLSTREVEDKIKKFKTNVFSRKEKDDEEKDHNKKP; this comes from the coding sequence ATGGCAAATGAAGTTTCTACCCCGAGTAAAAAAAACAGTAAAACAAAAAAATATTTTATTAACATAGCAATCGTCTTAACTATGGCCGTTTTGGTCGGCTATTTGACTTTGAAAGACAATTTTGGCGATGTGGCTTCAGCGCTTAGCCAAGCCGATGTTCGTTACATTGTTTTTATTCTGATTGCGATGTTTTTATATTACCTAGTAGATGGCGTGATCATATTTATTTTGGCGCGCCTTTATACGACTCATTACAAGGTACATCGCGGATTAGCCGTGGCCTTTATCGGTCAATTCTATTCGGACATTACGCCCTCTTCAAGTGGCGGTCAAATTGCGCAAGCCAACACGATGCGCAAGCAGAAGGTTGAAGTATCGACTGCGGCCTCCATATTGGTTATGCACTTTATTATTTTCCAAGTGGTTTTGATGCTTTTTGGAATATTAGCAATGATATTGAAGTTTAAAACTTTGATTCTTACTTCTCAGCCAATTGTGGTTTTTAATATCTCCCTACCCATATGGGTTTTGGCCCTCATTGGCTTTATCATTAATGCCGCGGTCATCTCGGGTTTGCTCATCATGTCCTATTCCAGTAAAATTCATAACTTTGTTATCAATACGGGTGTAAATCTGGCTTGGCGGCTCCATTTGGTTCGGAGCCCGGAAAAAACCCGTGCTCGGCTTCAAGTCACAACGGAAAACTTCCGTATCGAACTTCGGCGTCTTCAAAGTAATATTCCAGTCACCATTTTAATCACAATTATTTTCGCCATTCGCTTTCTGATTATATATTCAATTCCTTATCTTGTCGGTTTGACACTCAAAGTTGATATGACTGGTCAGTATTGGAATAGTGTGTTTATGTATAGCTTTTTACAGATGATTACCTCGCTGGTTCCATTGCCGGGCGCAGCAGGTATTTCGGAGTACATGTTCCAGCAACTATTTATCGGTATCTTCCAGACGAAGGCGCTGGTGGCATCCGCTCAAATTCTGTGGCGGTTCTTTACTTTCTATTTTGGATTAATTATCGGCGGGTTTGTTTCCGCTTTCTACCATTCGCGAATGGAAAACGAGGAAGATTATGCTTTTGCTTCCAAGACCTTCGTCGATATTCAACGTGAAACCTTTGAGGCCCGGAAGGCTTCATCCGATTTTATGTACCGGACCTCATCCCTTTCTACGCGGGAAGTGGAAGATAAAATCAAAAAATTCAAGACTAATGTTTTTTCCCGAAAAGAAAAAGACGATGAAGAAAAAGATCATAATAAAAAACCATGA
- a CDS encoding glycosyltransferase: protein MRIVIFSDTFPPEINGVATSSKSLQDVLTAHGHLCVVVTTNPFTRTLMYDNRVIRIPGIELKKLYGYRMAGLYNSKAMKIIKAIKPDLVHVQTEAGIGIFGNYVARTLDLPNVYTYHTMYEDYTYYVTRGHLDVFAKKIVREFSRFKAEGATEFISPSQKTKDILRTYGVERYINVVPTGIDFSRFKDDRIDKEKLARFKHQYNLDNCFTILSLGRVAKEKSIDVIIDNFAKYISLNPEAKVKLLIVGGGPALTSLKNQAIKLNLGDKVVFIGPVPPADVPFYYHAADLFVSASVTETQGLTFMEAMASGLLLLARHDENLSDVLVDGETGYFFNEEKSFINNLNLLINLSTPRKKQMLTNSAQLIEKYSIDQFYLNIMEVYNRAIRRHF, encoded by the coding sequence ATGAGAATTGTTATTTTTTCGGACACCTTTCCGCCCGAGATCAATGGCGTCGCAACCTCAAGTAAATCACTTCAGGATGTTTTGACTGCCCATGGACACCTGTGTGTTGTGGTTACAACCAATCCCTTTACTCGCACTTTAATGTATGACAATCGAGTTATCAGAATTCCGGGCATTGAATTAAAAAAACTTTATGGCTATCGGATGGCGGGTCTATATAACAGTAAAGCGATGAAAATAATCAAGGCGATTAAACCGGATTTGGTTCATGTTCAAACAGAAGCCGGAATTGGTATTTTTGGTAATTACGTGGCTCGGACATTGGATTTGCCCAATGTCTATACCTATCATACGATGTACGAAGATTACACCTATTACGTTACTCGGGGACACCTCGACGTATTTGCCAAAAAAATTGTTCGGGAATTTTCCCGGTTTAAGGCTGAGGGGGCGACTGAATTTATCTCTCCCAGCCAGAAAACAAAAGATATTTTGCGAACATATGGAGTGGAAAGATATATAAATGTTGTTCCTACAGGCATTGATTTTTCCCGTTTTAAAGATGATAGAATTGATAAGGAAAAACTGGCCCGGTTTAAGCATCAATATAATTTAGATAATTGCTTTACGATTCTTTCTTTGGGTCGGGTAGCCAAGGAAAAATCAATTGATGTTATTATTGATAATTTTGCCAAGTATATATCGCTTAACCCCGAAGCTAAAGTCAAACTTTTGATTGTCGGCGGCGGACCGGCGTTGACTAGCCTTAAGAATCAGGCGATTAAATTAAACTTGGGGGACAAGGTGGTTTTTATTGGCCCGGTGCCCCCGGCCGATGTTCCCTTTTATTACCACGCAGCGGATTTATTCGTATCGGCTTCAGTGACGGAAACGCAAGGCCTAACTTTTATGGAAGCAATGGCCAGCGGTCTTCTTCTGCTTGCCCGTCACGATGAAAATTTATCAGATGTTCTCGTCGATGGTGAGACCGGCTATTTCTTTAATGAGGAAAAGAGTTTCATCAACAACCTCAATTTATTGATTAACCTATCCACGCCCAGAAAAAAACAAATGTTAACCAATAGTGCCCAATTAATTGAAAAATATTCAATTGACCAATTTTATTTGAATATTATGGAGGTTTATAATCGTGCCATCCGTCGCCACTTCTAA
- a CDS encoding RecX family transcriptional regulator, which translates to MPSVATSKEITITKIAHNKKSIKILFSTQEEIKIDIDTFTDFFLFEGKKVSIEEISRIKQRAEVASAQQYARSLVARHSYTEMEIRRRLRNKKVENATINSIVKRLLDNNLINDLTFANDYMEYALHRGYGPKRVKNDLLKKGISPTIINNLPLTSLDSDDQVDRMAKKFLHGKSFSNQKAQNDAVFAFLYRNGFSQSKAAAIVQKLPEIPHSLVMENLQSDLAKAKKRYQSKYSGRDLRQRIIYLLEQKGYNYEDISLVLEE; encoded by the coding sequence GTGCCATCCGTCGCCACTTCTAAGGAAATAACGATTACAAAAATCGCGCATAATAAAAAGAGCATTAAGATCCTTTTTTCCACGCAGGAAGAAATAAAAATAGATATAGACACCTTTACTGATTTTTTTCTATTTGAAGGAAAGAAGGTCAGTATCGAGGAAATTTCTCGAATTAAGCAGCGGGCAGAAGTCGCTTCCGCTCAGCAATATGCGCGGTCACTGGTTGCCCGTCATAGTTATACCGAAATGGAAATCCGCCGTCGTCTACGGAATAAAAAAGTTGAGAATGCGACGATTAATTCAATTGTAAAACGACTTCTTGACAACAATCTAATAAATGATTTAACTTTTGCAAATGACTATATGGAATATGCTCTGCACCGTGGTTACGGGCCTAAACGGGTTAAAAATGACCTGCTTAAAAAAGGAATTAGTCCGACGATTATAAATAATCTACCTTTAACCTCGCTAGATAGCGATGATCAAGTTGACAGGATGGCCAAAAAGTTTTTGCACGGCAAGAGCTTTTCCAATCAAAAAGCACAAAATGATGCGGTATTTGCCTTTCTTTATCGAAATGGATTTTCTCAGTCTAAGGCGGCCGCAATCGTGCAAAAGCTCCCGGAAATTCCGCATAGCTTGGTGATGGAAAACTTACAAAGTGATCTTGCAAAAGCCAAAAAACGTTATCAAAGCAAATATTCGGGACGTGATTTAAGACAACGCATCATTTATCTTCTAGAGCAAAAAGGTTATAATTACGAAGATATAAGTTTAGTTTTGGAGGAATAA
- a CDS encoding HD domain-containing protein: protein MSYIKDLVDGERLHDTFLITNVTKGVTGNNQTYFTVTFQDKTGTIEGKKWEIYAEDTDVFAIGNIVELDADVIFYRNGLQLKIISGKKLPIEGIDIARYTIASPIPQSELEARLKTLLQSIKDTEVALIVNSLIDRHYEAYVTFPAAVRNHHEFANGLLYHTLSMAGLADLMAQYYSGIDRDILIGGVLLHDLGKVVELSGPIITKYTTEGKLLGHISICASEIHEIADELKITSEVPTLLEHMVLAHHGHLEYGSPVLPLTREALLLSFIDDIDAKMMILDKAFEGVAEGEFTTRIWPLNDSYFYKPKKR, encoded by the coding sequence ATGAGTTATATTAAAGACTTAGTTGATGGTGAAAGACTGCATGATACTTTTCTTATAACAAACGTAACTAAGGGAGTGACTGGAAATAATCAAACATATTTTACGGTTACTTTTCAGGATAAAACGGGAACCATTGAGGGTAAAAAATGGGAAATCTACGCTGAAGACACCGACGTTTTTGCGATTGGAAACATAGTTGAGTTAGATGCTGATGTAATTTTTTACCGTAATGGCTTGCAACTAAAAATAATAAGCGGGAAAAAGCTTCCGATTGAAGGCATCGACATCGCCCGGTATACGATTGCCAGTCCGATTCCTCAATCCGAGTTGGAAGCTAGACTAAAAACACTGCTCCAATCAATTAAAGATACGGAAGTGGCCTTAATTGTAAATTCATTAATTGATCGTCACTATGAAGCTTATGTTACTTTTCCGGCAGCGGTCCGAAATCATCATGAATTTGCTAACGGTCTTCTTTATCACACGCTGTCCATGGCCGGATTAGCGGATTTAATGGCTCAATATTACTCCGGAATTGATCGCGATATTCTTATTGGTGGAGTGCTTCTTCACGACTTAGGCAAAGTGGTGGAATTATCGGGACCAATTATCACTAAATACACTACGGAAGGGAAACTTCTCGGTCATATTTCGATTTGTGCTAGTGAAATTCATGAAATAGCCGATGAACTAAAAATCACAAGCGAAGTACCGACTCTTCTCGAGCATATGGTACTGGCCCATCATGGTCATCTTGAATATGGAAGTCCCGTATTGCCACTGACCCGTGAGGCTTTACTGCTCTCGTTTATCGATGACATCGATGCAAAAATGATGATTCTTGATAAGGCATTTGAGGGAGTTGCCGAAGGCGAGTTTACCACGCGCATTTGGCCGTTGAATGACTCTTATTTCTATAAGCCCAAGAAAAGATAA
- a CDS encoding HIT family protein translates to MDDNCIFCKIAKGEIPCHKVYEDNEVLAFLDLSQTTIGHTLVIPKEHYPNFLSTPQNVMHHVLDVAQRVGQAQMTELLARGVNILSNVGEVAGQSIPHFHVHVIPRYASGDGLRITMLDNEKRKDLNLPVLAEKIAGGIK, encoded by the coding sequence ATGGATGATAATTGTATTTTTTGTAAGATTGCCAAAGGCGAAATTCCTTGCCACAAGGTCTACGAAGACAATGAGGTGTTAGCTTTTCTTGACTTATCTCAAACGACCATCGGTCATACTTTAGTTATTCCGAAGGAACATTACCCAAATTTTCTTTCGACCCCGCAAAATGTCATGCATCATGTCCTGGATGTCGCTCAGCGGGTTGGTCAGGCCCAAATGACCGAACTCTTAGCTAGAGGAGTGAATATTCTCAGTAACGTCGGCGAAGTTGCCGGCCAAAGTATTCCTCACTTCCATGTGCACGTAATTCCTCGCTATGCCTCCGGCGACGGCCTGCGGATTACCATGCTCGACAATGAAAAACGAAAAGATCTTAATTTGCCCGTACTGGCCGAGAAAATTGCCGGTGGAATCAAATAA
- a CDS encoding peptidylprolyl isomerase has product MHMKKSRLALALTTLSSIALLSGCGNVVTRSKDGLILSFTGADGQRIDYTADELFSGYRTDADTITKYYSAIYEVLVRNLFEGNSMALKKDELYKKAEKKVSSAEETAKSNAKTNGTSYDTEIQAIYDSYSVENKSELLEYFAYKEMETEVKSEFYDASADWTKTGVDGLSNTWKDLTGDYLSEELPFHVKHILVKLNTSSTNGYTASLTEGEATKLAGVVTRLATRKGGDTFNNLALEQSDDSGSQTASGDLGIMDKDTSYVNEFKLGVYAYETLFNQVTSASTSAATKSLLVPEDVQAKMEAIGLGEIPYEAALKIKDYATITKDANGDTYNDGDAAYYPRNVYFNKYFNRHNISVITPNSVDSANEVGTPNATYEAMSGFQSVPELGGKKVLCDENGNVILVTKANFSGDSYEGVHFIVVQRNALVPVQNGVSLEDYYTTAIPGDSDYPVDGSNDPLDTYVNYMTTERSTYQTRANTVTDKIKNFDSNVDYRIYNQLLTYENVEIHDADLSQSLNDYIDMQIASGKISDTKSFEQTWNTWIEQLDELEYLREHRLISESCAISFVNSDSAEFAEGGACYVKK; this is encoded by the coding sequence ATGCATATGAAGAAAAGTCGCTTAGCTCTTGCTTTGACTACGCTTTCTTCCATCGCCCTGCTTTCTGGCTGTGGTAATGTTGTCACGCGTAGCAAAGACGGCTTAATCCTTTCTTTCACCGGCGCAGACGGTCAAAGAATTGATTATACAGCTGACGAACTGTTTTCGGGCTATAGAACCGATGCTGACACAATTACCAAATATTACTCGGCTATTTACGAGGTCCTAGTGCGTAACCTTTTCGAAGGTAACTCTATGGCTTTGAAAAAAGATGAGTTATATAAAAAAGCCGAAAAGAAAGTCAGTTCAGCAGAAGAAACCGCGAAAAGCAACGCAAAAACAAATGGTACCAGTTATGATACCGAAATTCAGGCTATCTATGATTCTTATAGCGTAGAAAACAAAAGTGAATTACTTGAGTATTTTGCCTATAAGGAAATGGAAACAGAAGTTAAATCCGAATTTTATGACGCCAGCGCGGATTGGACTAAAACCGGTGTTGATGGTTTGTCCAATACATGGAAAGATTTGACCGGTGATTACTTATCCGAAGAACTTCCCTTCCACGTTAAGCATATTCTCGTGAAATTAAATACTTCTTCGACCAATGGCTACACGGCAAGCCTCACTGAAGGTGAAGCAACCAAACTTGCTGGTGTTGTTACTCGTTTAGCAACGCGCAAAGGTGGAGATACCTTCAACAACCTAGCGCTTGAACAAAGTGACGATAGCGGCTCCCAAACCGCCAGCGGTGATCTTGGAATTATGGACAAGGATACTTCTTATGTGAATGAATTCAAACTGGGCGTTTACGCTTACGAGACATTGTTCAATCAAGTTACTTCAGCGTCGACATCCGCCGCTACGAAGTCACTGCTTGTTCCTGAAGATGTTCAAGCCAAGATGGAAGCGATCGGATTAGGAGAAATTCCTTATGAAGCTGCTTTGAAGATTAAGGATTATGCCACGATTACTAAGGATGCTAACGGTGATACCTATAATGATGGTGATGCCGCCTATTATCCACGTAATGTTTACTTCAACAAATATTTCAATCGTCATAACATCAGTGTTATTACTCCAAACTCCGTCGATTCTGCGAATGAAGTTGGAACTCCTAACGCTACCTATGAGGCCATGTCCGGTTTCCAAAGCGTTCCCGAACTCGGTGGTAAAAAAGTTTTATGCGACGAAAACGGAAATGTTATCCTTGTGACCAAAGCCAATTTTTCCGGCGATAGTTACGAAGGTGTGCACTTCATCGTCGTTCAAAGAAATGCACTTGTTCCTGTTCAAAATGGTGTCAGCCTTGAAGACTATTACACCACAGCCATTCCCGGAGACAGCGACTATCCAGTTGATGGTAGCAATGATCCGCTCGACACTTATGTCAACTATATGACAACTGAGCGTTCGACTTATCAAACTCGGGCAAACACCGTTACGGATAAAATCAAGAACTTTGATAGCAATGTTGATTATCGGATTTACAATCAACTTCTCACCTATGAAAATGTTGAAATCCATGATGCGGATTTATCCCAATCATTAAATGATTATATCGACATGCAGATTGCTTCTGGCAAAATCAGTGATACCAAGAGTTTTGAACAGACTTGGAATACATGGATTGAACAATTAGATGAACTCGAATACTTGAGAGAGCATCGTTTGATTAGCGAATCCTGTGCAATTTCCTTTGTCAACAGTGATTCCGCAGAATTTGCTGAAGGAGGTGCCTGCTATGTCAAAAAGTAA
- the sufC gene encoding Fe-S cluster assembly ATPase SufC, with protein sequence MDELVIKNLFVSADGKMILKGLNLTVKKGDVYAILGPNGHGKSTLLNAIMGHPRYQVESGTITFNGQDILSMSVDERSRAGIFLGMQYPSEVPGVVNADFIKAALNARREKPISAMELYRLIDKTSKQMGISLDMANRSLNEGFSGGEKKRNEIFQMTLIEPYLSMLDEIDSGLDVDALQVVANQINELKKKGMSFLIISHYARLYSLISPNKVAIIIDGRVVTTGGPELIEKVDQTGYEWISKELGISISKEDKEEPISATSIGICAAKEGLKK encoded by the coding sequence ATGGATGAATTAGTAATTAAAAATCTCTTCGTGAGTGCCGATGGAAAAATGATTCTCAAAGGACTTAATCTCACGGTTAAGAAAGGCGATGTATACGCCATATTAGGACCGAATGGTCATGGTAAATCAACACTTTTGAATGCGATTATGGGCCATCCACGTTATCAAGTTGAGAGTGGAACGATAACTTTCAATGGGCAAGATATTTTAAGCATGTCGGTTGATGAGAGATCCCGGGCGGGAATTTTCTTGGGGATGCAGTATCCAAGCGAAGTCCCGGGGGTTGTCAACGCTGATTTTATCAAGGCCGCGCTCAACGCCCGTCGCGAGAAGCCGATTAGTGCGATGGAATTATATCGGTTGATTGACAAAACTTCAAAGCAGATGGGTATCAGCCTTGATATGGCTAATCGGTCTTTGAATGAAGGATTTTCCGGCGGGGAGAAAAAGCGGAACGAAATTTTTCAGATGACGCTTATTGAGCCTTACTTATCAATGCTTGATGAAATAGACTCCGGGCTTGATGTCGATGCGTTGCAAGTTGTCGCTAATCAGATAAACGAGTTGAAGAAGAAAGGGATGTCCTTTTTGATTATTTCCCATTATGCGCGTCTTTATTCACTTATTTCGCCGAATAAAGTGGCGATTATTATCGATGGACGGGTTGTTACGACCGGGGGACCGGAGTTGATAGAAAAAGTTGACCAGACCGGTTATGAATGGATTAGTAAAGAGTTGGGAATCAGCATTAGTAAGGAAGATAAAGAAGAACCGATTTCCGCCACTTCAATTGGAATATGCGCTGCGAAGGAAGGTCTTAAAAAGTGA
- a CDS encoding SufD family Fe-S cluster assembly protein, whose translation MKQVDLFETLKLTDDMAENACLELDLGSQKTADTFLLDYEKLSAFVKKISIRIPAYSHSDITEINLKPNLEINYFLGANSEVNYGIAILGKETNFKAVFNLETGAHVRAGLADFSFAKGKVNYLFRLLGKKASAQWRLATLADGTDNDKEFHISFDHVVGDTYSMMENYGVCQNGGHLLFAGVSHIFPDADDSSAHQKAKIMVFDENCIAKANPILKIDDNEVEASHAAAVGKVNDEHLFYLTSRGISRSTAKYLITLGYLNPVLNAFSDDKLKAKIADYISSGVKA comes from the coding sequence GTGAAACAAGTTGACCTTTTTGAAACTTTAAAATTAACCGATGATATGGCGGAAAACGCTTGTCTTGAGCTTGATTTAGGAAGTCAAAAAACCGCCGATACATTTCTTTTAGACTACGAAAAATTAAGCGCTTTTGTAAAAAAAATCAGCATTCGTATTCCCGCTTATTCGCATTCCGACATAACGGAAATTAATTTAAAACCAAACCTAGAAATCAATTATTTTTTGGGCGCGAATTCCGAAGTCAATTATGGAATTGCCATATTGGGCAAAGAGACGAATTTTAAGGCGGTTTTTAATCTTGAAACCGGGGCTCATGTTCGAGCGGGATTAGCCGACTTTTCGTTTGCCAAAGGAAAGGTTAATTATCTTTTTCGGCTTCTGGGAAAGAAAGCCAGTGCCCAGTGGCGTTTAGCCACTTTAGCCGATGGTACGGATAATGACAAGGAGTTCCATATTTCTTTTGATCACGTTGTGGGTGATACCTACTCGATGATGGAAAATTATGGTGTATGTCAAAATGGCGGTCATCTCCTTTTTGCCGGAGTTTCGCATATTTTTCCCGATGCTGACGATTCTTCTGCTCATCAAAAAGCCAAAATTATGGTGTTTGACGAGAATTGCATAGCAAAGGCCAATCCAATTTTAAAAATTGACGATAATGAAGTTGAAGCTAGTCATGCCGCGGCCGTGGGCAAGGTTAATGATGAACACTTGTTTTATCTTACGTCGCGCGGAATAAGCCGTTCTACGGCAAAGTATTTGATTACTCTAGGATATCTCAATCCGGTTTTGAATGCTTTTAGCGATGACAAATTGAAAGCGAAGATAGCTGATTATATTTCTTCAGGGGTAAAAGCATGA